Proteins encoded in a region of the Coffea eugenioides isolate CCC68of chromosome 4, Ceug_1.0, whole genome shotgun sequence genome:
- the LOC113768967 gene encoding methylecgonone reductase-like — translation MPETMEKVEQKIPEIVVLNSGHKMPVVGLGCAAHPLPPLEQLVSTFIDAMEIGYRHFDTAACYGTEEALGRAVAKALEIGLIKSRDELFITSKLWCTDADHDLVLPALKQTLGKLGLEHLDLYLVHWPVRVNHGAEKFNFAKDEILPFDIHGTWQAMEECTKLGLTKSIGLSNFTCEKICKLLEIATIPPAVNQVTFLSSIEKKNGWIQDKWQVLRL, via the exons ATGCCAGAGACAATGGAAAAAGTTGAACAAAAAATCCCTGAAATAGTAGTGTTAAATTCAGGCCACAAAATGCCAGTGGTGGGCTTAGGATGTGCCGCACATCCTTTGCCACCATTAGAGCAATTAGTATCAACTTTTATTGATGCAATGGAGATTGGATACAGGCATTTCGATACAGCAGCATGCTATGGCACAGAGGAGGCCCTTGGTAGAGCTGTGGCTAAAGCACTAGAGATTGGATTAATTAAGAGCAGGGATGAATTGTTCATCACTTCTAAACTTTGGTGTACTGATGCTGATCATGACCTTGTTCTGCCTGCCCTCAAACAAACTCTTGG GAAGTTGGGGCTAGAGCATTTGGATCTTTATTTGGTtcactggccagtgagggtaaACCACGGTGCTGAGAAGTTCAATTTCGCCAAAGATGAAATTCTCCCTTTTGATATCCATGGAACGTGGCAGGCCATGGAAGAATGCACCAAATTAGGTTTGACAAAGTCCATCGGTCTGAGCAACTTCACTTGCGAGAAAATCTGTAAACTTCTAGAAATTGCTACCATCCCCCCAGCAGTTAATCAGGTAACATTTCTTTCttctattgaaaaaaaaaatggttggaTTCAAGATAAATGGCAAGTTTTGAGACTCTGA